In Methanomicrobia archaeon, a genomic segment contains:
- a CDS encoding methylated-DNA--[protein]-cysteine S-methyltransferase encodes MSEKFQADVLNLIQQIPKGRVTTYGELARALTGSVNASRAVGQAVGKNPTPVQVPCHRVVRSDGTIGGYKLGVAAKIKLLNEEGLTIRSGKVVNFPQLLFRFDAVETPRFLTDRMLGKLSTWLRILGHDTVYAADIVRNEGERREEEEEDEDNALAAFAAREARILLTRDKELAASAKKNGVHCVQMKTDEVMAQLKELLSYNLKINLKPVPIRCSECNALIRKVKASEVDLLKAKDYVPVHMIGTWDFWICEHCGRVYWEGSHWRDMRERLQPLNELKRSGV; translated from the coding sequence ATGAGTGAAAAATTCCAAGCGGACGTATTGAACCTGATACAGCAGATACCGAAGGGTCGAGTGACGACGTACGGCGAGTTAGCGCGAGCGTTGACAGGCTCGGTTAATGCTTCGCGTGCGGTCGGCCAGGCAGTCGGGAAAAATCCCACTCCTGTACAAGTACCCTGTCATCGAGTCGTGCGAAGTGACGGCACTATCGGCGGGTACAAACTGGGCGTTGCTGCGAAAATAAAGCTTCTGAACGAGGAAGGGCTCACAATAAGGAGCGGAAAAGTGGTGAACTTCCCGCAACTACTTTTTCGGTTCGATGCAGTGGAAACACCTCGATTCCTCACTGACAGAATGCTAGGAAAGCTCAGTACATGGCTTCGTATCCTTGGTCACGATACCGTTTACGCTGCGGACATAGTCCGAAACGAAGGGGAAAGAAGAGAAGAGGAAGAGGAGGACGAGGATAACGCCCTTGCCGCGTTTGCCGCACGTGAGGCTCGAATACTTCTCACACGAGACAAGGAACTCGCGGCATCTGCGAAAAAAAACGGCGTGCACTGCGTGCAGATGAAGACCGACGAGGTGATGGCGCAACTGAAGGAGCTGCTCAGTTACAACCTCAAAATAAACCTTAAACCTGTTCCGATCAGGTGTAGCGAGTGCAATGCACTGATACGAAAAGTGAAGGCAAGCGAAGTGGATCTACTGAAGGCAAAGGATTATGTGCCCGTACACATGATCGGGACGTGGGACTTCTGGATTTGTGAACACTGCGGCCGGGTCTACTGGGAAGGAAGCCATTGGCGCGATATGCGCGAGCGATTGCAGCCGCTGAACGAGTTGAAACGTTCAGGGGTGTAG
- a CDS encoding endonuclease V → MAIRENTEELYRIQAEIAAKSLIRDDPHLKELKLIAGADQAFFWDSKAEERIISAVVLLDYPSLQFVDHAYSVMPVDFPYIPGLLSFREAPALMNAFHTLNIKPELLIIDGGGINHPRFAGLATHVGVTLDVPTIGVTKRLLCGTGNIPTEDDEACIIKYQDREVGYYLKSKKGCKPIIVAPGHKVSVDTSLKLIRNCIRKHKLPEPIRIAHLCANTIKRDLSKRKRND, encoded by the coding sequence ATGGCCATTCGTGAAAACACCGAAGAGCTGTACCGTATACAGGCCGAAATCGCAGCAAAATCTCTGATAAGAGACGACCCGCATCTAAAAGAATTGAAATTAATCGCAGGTGCAGATCAGGCTTTCTTCTGGGATTCCAAAGCCGAAGAGAGAATAATATCCGCGGTTGTGCTCCTTGACTATCCCTCCCTGCAGTTCGTTGATCATGCATACTCGGTGATGCCGGTGGATTTTCCGTACATTCCCGGGCTGCTCTCGTTTCGGGAAGCTCCCGCTCTAATGAACGCATTTCACACGCTCAACATAAAGCCTGAACTCCTGATAATCGATGGCGGCGGCATTAACCATCCACGGTTCGCGGGCTTGGCCACGCATGTCGGCGTAACCTTGGACGTTCCGACCATCGGCGTGACAAAACGCCTCTTATGCGGTACAGGCAACATACCAACGGAAGACGACGAAGCCTGCATAATCAAATACCAGGACAGAGAAGTCGGCTATTACCTCAAAAGTAAAAAAGGCTGTAAACCCATTATCGTAGCGCCAGGCCATAAAGTATCGGTGGATACCTCGCTGAAGCTGATTAGAAACTGTATCCGCAAGCATAAACTGCCAGAGCCCATCCGAATTGCGCATCTCTGTGCGAATACGATCAAGCGTGATTTGAGCAAGCGAAAACGAAACGATTAG
- a CDS encoding proteasome accessory factor PafA2 family protein: MPRVGTEHKIRGIEQEYPVSAKASFNPSVLVNAAIHGLKRKQFSREVTWDLITEVSQELHESRISSSYGDNGSRIYNDLGHLEIATPSYNNPFDAVAYDKASEIYAFVGSREASLALKEKVVIHKNNVANFFTSPSLEGGRWLGKGKGKGEKIKTNTYATHGNIITKRAACEDWSRVERALIPWVVTRILFTGSGDVVSGDAAGKEGVKFVISPRAMFVAQKSSLSTTTMRGILNTRDQPHAAHQYWRLHDIHYEALRSEYALFLRDIAQALVIRAFECGFLDDAPELENPVNTFRKLSLDTQDCNWTVNLKNGEKTDAVAILRFYLDAIERMHDEEGSETSKWDDIGLKSLWNLMDDLEARRVERYVDGIDWVTKLALLVNYEPKTAAEGTSICNQYALLDESVLHHLDGETTATEDDCLYNPKDSFAFAQGTLSQVDWASLPERVEYAMGNAPEQTRDFFRAELLKRFGSQVRTVSWSTIVLEDAKIVLDEPFMLNKAELGSKMREGAELSEILTAAESLYPGKVVL, translated from the coding sequence GTGCCACGGGTAGGAACGGAGCATAAGATACGGGGAATCGAGCAGGAATATCCGGTGAGTGCAAAGGCGAGTTTCAACCCTTCGGTGCTCGTTAATGCCGCAATTCACGGGTTAAAGCGGAAGCAATTTTCACGCGAGGTGACCTGGGATTTAATTACAGAGGTATCGCAGGAACTGCACGAATCGCGGATAAGCTCTTCGTACGGCGATAACGGCTCTAGGATTTATAATGATCTGGGACACCTGGAAATCGCGACACCGTCGTACAACAATCCCTTTGATGCAGTGGCGTACGATAAAGCATCGGAGATCTACGCCTTCGTAGGGTCACGGGAGGCGAGTTTGGCGTTAAAAGAGAAAGTCGTCATCCATAAGAATAACGTTGCCAATTTCTTCACGTCCCCTTCACTCGAAGGCGGGAGGTGGCTAGGGAAGGGGAAAGGTAAAGGTGAGAAGATAAAGACGAATACGTACGCTACGCACGGGAATATCATCACCAAACGGGCAGCGTGCGAGGATTGGAGTCGCGTAGAAAGGGCACTCATACCCTGGGTCGTCACACGAATCCTGTTCACGGGTTCCGGCGATGTCGTTTCCGGCGATGCGGCCGGCAAAGAGGGCGTAAAGTTCGTCATTTCGCCGCGCGCGATGTTCGTTGCCCAAAAGTCGTCTCTTTCGACGACTACGATGCGCGGCATCCTCAACACGCGAGACCAGCCACATGCGGCACATCAGTATTGGCGACTGCACGATATACACTACGAGGCGCTTCGTTCGGAATACGCGCTCTTCTTACGCGATATCGCGCAAGCGCTGGTGATCCGTGCGTTTGAGTGTGGATTCCTTGATGATGCGCCGGAGCTGGAGAATCCGGTGAATACGTTCAGGAAACTATCCTTGGATACGCAGGACTGCAACTGGACGGTGAACTTGAAGAACGGGGAGAAGACCGATGCGGTAGCCATTTTACGGTTCTATCTCGACGCGATCGAGCGGATGCATGACGAAGAAGGGTCGGAAACGAGCAAATGGGACGACATCGGGCTCAAAAGCTTGTGGAACCTCATGGACGACTTGGAAGCGCGGCGCGTGGAGCGTTATGTCGATGGGATCGACTGGGTGACGAAACTGGCGCTGCTCGTGAATTACGAGCCGAAAACCGCGGCTGAAGGCACGAGCATCTGTAACCAGTACGCATTACTGGATGAGAGCGTGCTGCATCACCTCGACGGCGAGACGACGGCTACAGAAGATGACTGCCTTTACAACCCGAAGGATTCGTTCGCATTCGCTCAGGGCACGCTATCGCAGGTGGATTGGGCGTCACTCCCGGAACGTGTGGAGTACGCAATGGGGAACGCACCGGAGCAGACGCGAGATTTTTTTAGGGCTGAACTGTTGAAACGATTCGGCTCGCAGGTACGCACGGTGAGCTGGTCAACGATCGTGCTCGAGGACGCGAAGATAGTACTGGATGAGCCGTTCATGCTCAATAAGGCTGAGCTGGGCAGTAAAATGCGGGAAGGTGCGGAATTGAGCGAGATTTTAACTGCCGCGGAAAGTTTATATCCAGGAAAGGTAGTTCTATAA
- a CDS encoding proteasome accessory factor PafA2 family protein, producing the protein MDREDLSRWQGLEHEFRVGLSSESPGLYRYARFYHVDEVIHALEGYTFFDGATAVCSKMRRRNDGFLRNGSRIYICTGGHLEIATPECRNAFDVLKYDKAAEVYMQLGVEKANERYSEKLRRRRTSTYIQCWKANVEIDKRYSRGTHESYIVERKNFVGREHLLIPFLVLRKIFFGAGGYVAEKEGVKYVLSPKAMVARRVFTESPSQWPILSTRDEPLGSKDSYRVHVTSGEGVRSEVTRLLCNAITSYVIDAIESGKITHVENIWNPLQTFKDISENTHGDWRIKLMNGRTELAIDYLTSNYLEAIETLFAERKVSYWDKYALDTFKRVCAKFEQGLLEDPYVFRRIEWVMKLKVIKSESNEFSYNYIPRGKFDYRNMYLMDEQTERKIAASFAFTNLCDYDLYECVADKIGVERILTEEEIGEALLFPPKDSRAELRVRLASEFENATLSWNKITISREPNVKIDMSRPSSEEYARLFERYPELARMPSAVVVFFREQNREEGARQVLVRLLAEDEDMQGWEDEISGEIRNRIARNPYLDYLLYANNKTFLFDELDGWNEETIRNKIEEIRKEVGSGLEE; encoded by the coding sequence CCACGCACTCGAGGGCTATACGTTCTTCGATGGTGCGACTGCGGTCTGCTCGAAGATGCGTCGAAGGAACGACGGCTTCTTGAGGAACGGATCGCGGATTTATATCTGCACAGGCGGCCATCTGGAGATCGCAACGCCTGAATGTCGAAACGCGTTCGATGTGCTCAAATACGACAAGGCGGCAGAGGTATACATGCAACTAGGCGTGGAGAAAGCAAATGAACGATACAGTGAGAAGCTGAGGCGAAGGAGAACCTCCACGTATATCCAATGCTGGAAAGCGAACGTGGAGATAGACAAGCGGTACAGCAGGGGCACGCATGAGTCATATATAGTGGAGCGTAAGAATTTTGTAGGTCGCGAGCATCTGCTCATCCCGTTTCTGGTGCTTCGTAAGATCTTCTTCGGTGCTGGTGGCTATGTCGCGGAGAAAGAGGGCGTGAAGTATGTACTATCACCAAAGGCGATGGTCGCCCGGCGAGTTTTTACCGAATCGCCGTCACAGTGGCCGATTTTATCCACGCGAGACGAACCCCTGGGTTCCAAGGATTCCTATCGTGTACACGTCACGTCCGGCGAGGGAGTTCGGTCGGAGGTCACGAGGCTGCTCTGCAACGCCATTACGTCTTACGTAATCGACGCGATAGAATCAGGTAAGATTACGCATGTAGAGAACATCTGGAACCCGTTGCAGACGTTTAAGGATATTTCGGAGAACACGCACGGTGATTGGCGCATAAAATTGATGAACGGGCGGACGGAATTAGCCATTGATTATCTGACGAGTAACTATCTCGAAGCGATAGAAACGCTGTTCGCGGAACGCAAAGTATCATACTGGGACAAATACGCGCTTGACACCTTTAAAAGGGTTTGTGCAAAGTTTGAGCAGGGATTGCTTGAAGATCCCTACGTCTTTCGCCGCATCGAATGGGTAATGAAGTTGAAGGTTATAAAGAGCGAATCAAACGAGTTTTCATACAATTATATCCCCCGAGGGAAGTTTGATTACCGGAACATGTATTTGATGGACGAGCAGACGGAGCGAAAGATAGCCGCATCGTTTGCGTTTACCAATCTTTGCGATTACGACTTATACGAGTGCGTTGCGGATAAGATCGGTGTGGAGCGTATACTAACAGAGGAGGAGATAGGAGAGGCGTTGCTCTTCCCGCCGAAGGATTCGAGAGCCGAGTTACGGGTACGACTTGCATCAGAATTTGAGAATGCGACCCTGAGCTGGAACAAGATAACGATAAGTCGAGAGCCGAATGTGAAGATAGACATGAGCAGACCGAGCAGTGAGGAATATGCACGACTGTTTGAGCGTTATCCGGAACTCGCGCGAATGCCCAGTGCGGTCGTGGTCTTTTTCCGGGAGCAGAACCGAGAAGAAGGGGCGCGACAGGTTCTCGTGCGATTGCTCGCAGAAGATGAGGACATGCAGGGCTGGGAGGATGAGATAAGCGGTGAAATCCGGAATAGAATAGCCAGAAATCCTTATTTGGATTACCTCCTGTACGCGAACAACAAAACGTTCCTGTTTGACGAGCTGGATGGCTGGAATGAGGAAACGATACGGAATAAAATAGAGGAGATACGGAAGGAAGTGGGAAGCGGGCTGGAAGAGTAG